A stretch of the Chelonoidis abingdonii isolate Lonesome George chromosome 11, CheloAbing_2.0, whole genome shotgun sequence genome encodes the following:
- the LOC116831891 gene encoding uncharacterized protein LOC116831891 isoform X2 has translation MMSKILGDLEPTELIPRKQLPLKNLQEIITQKKQNTYVDADDSQKIRWASEKRRRVSLEKRRKRFILAKSILRATRNDSWISRKYNKTQICMIENKQTSKGKLQEQDRNIKFRIQKQTPKYVRGLYPWAGKAKKQQTLKYTKNIKNRKANWRKKNSTNNAKKEQMLVLKERRKREIYIQKRVKVFKNPVVHDNSSNYFTVYGTPVTVQNKLSKRLRRNLIGFRRNTRERSLNNFLQKFGDFLKYLARHRTVGNEKVTGIDISLKIKKKPNKFHVPMGTQKPNLKILILSKSTAQPPEILSFPKHMGRAEMKKKMSHMNPWKTPHSVSFQKIKHNSDHKFRLNTFRANEQNSVLKTKGTKKQ, from the exons ATGATGTCGAAGATTCTGGGAGATTTGGAACCAACAGAATTAATACCTAGGAAACAGTTACCTTTGAAG aatcttCAGGAGATTATTACTCAGAAAAAGCAAAATACTTATGTAGATGCTGATGATTCACAGAAGATTAGGTGGGCTTCTGAAAAAAGGAGAAGAGTATCTttggaaaaaaggaggaaaagatttattttagCAAAGTCAATACTAAGGGCCACAAGAAATGACAGCTGGATTTCcagaaaatacaataaaacacaAATATGTATGATAGAAAACAAACAGACCAGTAAAGGCAAACTGCAGGAACAAGATAGGAATATAAAGTTTAGAATTCAGAAACAAACACCTAAATATGTCAGAGGATTATATCCCTGGGCTGGAAAagccaaaaaacaacaaacattaaaatatactAAAAATATTAAGAACAGAAAAGCTAACTGGAGAAAAAAGAACTCAACAAATAATGCCAAGAAGGAGCAAATGTTAGTactgaaggaaagaagaaaaagagaaatatacatacagaaaagagtaaaggtttttaaaaatccagtagTTCATGATAACTCATCCAACTATTTTACAGTTTATGGTACACCAGTTACTGTTCAGAATAAATTATCAAAAAGACTAAGGAGAAACCTAATTGGTTTTAGAAGAAATACAAGAGAAAGATCTTTAAATAATTTCTTGCAGAAATTTGGTGATTTTCTTAAATACCTTGCAAGACATAGAACAGTTGGTAATGAAAAAGTTACAGGAATCGATATtagtcttaaaataaaaaaaaaaccaaataagtTTCATGTTCCCATGGGAACACAAAAACCAAACTTGAAAATTCTAATATTATCAAAAAGTACTGCTCAGCCTCCAGAAATATTGTCCTTCCCAAAACATATGGGAagagcagaaatgaaaaaaaagatgTCACACATGAACCCTTGGAAAACTCctcattctgtttcttttcaaaaaataaaacataattctGATCATAAATTCAGACTCAATACATTTAGAGCAAATGAACAGAATAGTGTTTTAAAAACCAAAGGAACAAAGAAACAGTAA
- the LOC116831891 gene encoding uncharacterized protein LOC116831891 isoform X1 — MKSRRTRPDIIIMPKESEEELLTSHVRQSNEEVNEMMSKILGDLEPTELIPRKQLPLKNLQEIITQKKQNTYVDADDSQKIRWASEKRRRVSLEKRRKRFILAKSILRATRNDSWISRKYNKTQICMIENKQTSKGKLQEQDRNIKFRIQKQTPKYVRGLYPWAGKAKKQQTLKYTKNIKNRKANWRKKNSTNNAKKEQMLVLKERRKREIYIQKRVKVFKNPVVHDNSSNYFTVYGTPVTVQNKLSKRLRRNLIGFRRNTRERSLNNFLQKFGDFLKYLARHRTVGNEKVTGIDISLKIKKKPNKFHVPMGTQKPNLKILILSKSTAQPPEILSFPKHMGRAEMKKKMSHMNPWKTPHSVSFQKIKHNSDHKFRLNTFRANEQNSVLKTKGTKKQ; from the exons atgaAGTCAAGGAGAACTAGACCTGATATTATCATAATGCCAAAGGAATCAG AGGAGGAATTATTAACATCACATGTGCGCCAGAGCAATGAAGAAGTTAATGAAATGATGTCGAAGATTCTGGGAGATTTGGAACCAACAGAATTAATACCTAGGAAACAGTTACCTTTGAAG aatcttCAGGAGATTATTACTCAGAAAAAGCAAAATACTTATGTAGATGCTGATGATTCACAGAAGATTAGGTGGGCTTCTGAAAAAAGGAGAAGAGTATCTttggaaaaaaggaggaaaagatttattttagCAAAGTCAATACTAAGGGCCACAAGAAATGACAGCTGGATTTCcagaaaatacaataaaacacaAATATGTATGATAGAAAACAAACAGACCAGTAAAGGCAAACTGCAGGAACAAGATAGGAATATAAAGTTTAGAATTCAGAAACAAACACCTAAATATGTCAGAGGATTATATCCCTGGGCTGGAAAagccaaaaaacaacaaacattaaaatatactAAAAATATTAAGAACAGAAAAGCTAACTGGAGAAAAAAGAACTCAACAAATAATGCCAAGAAGGAGCAAATGTTAGTactgaaggaaagaagaaaaagagaaatatacatacagaaaagagtaaaggtttttaaaaatccagtagTTCATGATAACTCATCCAACTATTTTACAGTTTATGGTACACCAGTTACTGTTCAGAATAAATTATCAAAAAGACTAAGGAGAAACCTAATTGGTTTTAGAAGAAATACAAGAGAAAGATCTTTAAATAATTTCTTGCAGAAATTTGGTGATTTTCTTAAATACCTTGCAAGACATAGAACAGTTGGTAATGAAAAAGTTACAGGAATCGATATtagtcttaaaataaaaaaaaaaccaaataagtTTCATGTTCCCATGGGAACACAAAAACCAAACTTGAAAATTCTAATATTATCAAAAAGTACTGCTCAGCCTCCAGAAATATTGTCCTTCCCAAAACATATGGGAagagcagaaatgaaaaaaaagatgTCACACATGAACCCTTGGAAAACTCctcattctgtttcttttcaaaaaataaaacataattctGATCATAAATTCAGACTCAATACATTTAGAGCAAATGAACAGAATAGTGTTTTAAAAACCAAAGGAACAAAGAAACAGTAA